One part of the Vicia villosa cultivar HV-30 ecotype Madison, WI linkage group LG6, Vvil1.0, whole genome shotgun sequence genome encodes these proteins:
- the LOC131613362 gene encoding BAG family molecular chaperone regulator 5, mitochondrial-like yields MYFNNNRTTTPFGTQWGAPRYNKTPSKVVSIPVRFVGSERNRNDSAMVIQRVARGFLVRKSMKKMLKMKVELEEIEKKVNSEETVKMMKKEQKERIRIGETIMNLLLKLDSVRVFNCGALREFRKSLIKKAIFLQEYVDQIQMVSPTDEVENEDGDCLMKVKEEEGGDEDEKKEESVGSSMMEEGTEEDSLDVKEEEGRNNEKQTSLLTSLTQRVEQLERAFTCDKLKKKNNRRRHVDAKHRYNGFI; encoded by the exons ATGTattttaacaacaacagaaccacAACGCCTTTCGGGACCCAATGGGGTGCTCCTCGTTACAACAAGACTCCTTCCAAGGTGGTTTCGATTCCGGTTCGTTTTGTTGGGTCTGAGAGAAACAGAAATGATTCAGCCATGGTGATTCAGAGGGTTGCAAGAGGGTTTCTTGTGAGgaagagtatgaagaagatgttgAAGATGAAAGTGGAGTTGGAGGAGATTGAGAAGAAGGTGAATAGTGAAGAAactgtgaagatgatgaagaaggagcAAAAGGAGAGGATAAGGATCGGTGAAACAATCATGAATCTGCTTCTTAAGTTGGACTCTGTTAGAGTGTTCAATTGTGGTGCTCTCAGAGAGTTTAGAAAGTCGCTAATTAAAAAAGCCATTTTTCTTCAAGAATATGTGGATCAAATTCAAATGGTGAGTCCCACAGATGAGGTGGAGAATGAGGATGGTGATTGTTTGATGAAGGTAAAAGAGGAAGAGGGTGGAGATGAGGatgagaagaaagaagagagtgTGGGATCAAGTATGATGGAGGAAGGAACTGAGGAGGATAGTTTGGATGTGAAAGAAGAAGAGGGTAGAAAT aatgagaagcaAACATCACTTCTCACATCTCTCACACAAAGAGTGGAACAACTTGAGAGAGCATTCACTTGTGataagttgaagaagaagaataacaGGAGGAGACATGTTGATGCAAAACATAGATATAATGGTTTCATATGA
- the LOC131608990 gene encoding uncharacterized protein LOC131608990, translated as MYFNNNRTTTPFGTQWGAPRYNKTPSKVVSIPVRFVGSERNKNDSAIKIQRVARGFLVRKSMKKMLKMKVELEEIEKKVNSEETVKMMKNEQKERIRISETIMNLLLKLDSVRVFHFSALRELRKLLIKRAIFLQELVDQIQMVSPTDDVEENCSEKEKVGCEEEIEGGKKVETLVNEDGGGNCVENEEGGCEVENEDDGKGICVKEDDNCLMKVKEEEGEDEDEKKMEEEESVGSSLMEQEIEEDIVDVKEEEGRDVTLCDEEEDEKREILIRMMNENEKMMHMMTQLFERNEKQTSLLTSLTQRVEQLERAFTCDKLKRKNKNRRHVDAKHRYQ; from the coding sequence ATGTATTTTAATAACAACAGAACCACAACGCCTTTCGGGACCCAATGGGGTGCTCCTCGTTACAACAAGACACCTTCCAAGGTGGTTTCGATTCCGGTTCGTTTTGTTGGGTCTGAGAGAAACAAAAATGATTCAGCCATAAAGATTCAGAGGGTTGCAAGAGGGTTTCTTGTGAGgaagagtatgaagaagatgttgAAGATGAAAGTGGAGTTGGAGGAAATTGAGAAGAAGGTGAATAGTGAAGAAactgtgaagatgatgaagaatgaGCAAAAGGAGAGGATAAGAATCAGTGAAACCATTATGAATTTGCTTCTTAAGTTGGATTCTGTTAGAGTGTTTCATTTTTCTGCTCTTAGGGAGTTGAGAAAGTTGCTCATTAAAAGGGCCATTTTTCTTCAAGAATTGGTTGATCAAATTCAAATGGTGAGTCCCACAGATGACGTTGAAGAGAACTGTTCGGAGAAggaaaaggtggggtgtgaagaGGAGATAGAGGGTGGTAAAAAAGTTGAAACTTTGGTGAATGAGGATGGAGGGGGTAACTGTGTTGAAAATGAAGAAGGAGGGTGTGAGGTGGAGAATGAGGATGATGGTAAGGGTATATGTGTAAAAGAAGATGATAATTGTTTGATGAAGGTAAAAGAGGAAGAGGGTGAAGATGAGGATGAGAagaaaatggaggaagaagagagTGTGGGATCAAGTTTGATGGAGCAAGAAATTGAGGAGGATATAGTGGATGTGAAAGAAGAAGAGGGTAGAGATGTAACTTTATGTGATGAGGAAGAGGATGAGAAAAGGGAAATATTGATAAGGATGATGAATGAGAATGAGAAGATGATGCATATGATGACACAATTGTTTGAGAGGAATGAGAAACAAACATCACTTCTCACATCTCTCACACAAAGAGTGGAGCAGCTTGAGAGAGCATTCACTTGTGACAAATTGAAGAGGAAGAATAAGAATAGGAGACATGTTGATGCCAAACATAGATATCAATAA
- the LOC131608989 gene encoding ACT domain-containing protein ACR4-like — protein sequence MDFWTSSLPLDDEFEKLVIRMNPPKVTVDNTSRRSTTLIKVDSANKRGSLLEVVQVLTDMNLIVRRAYISSDGEWFMDVFHVTDQNGKKCLQEDVADRIQQSLGQRVNSFRSVRRSIGVQAAAEHTTIELTGRDRPGLLSEVFAILSDLKCNVVAADIWTHNSRMASVVYITDDATGLPIDNHDRLAKIKHLLLYVLRGDIDKKNANTSVSFCSIHKERRLHQLMYADRDYDVYDGDYSCSTSDRNKLYVTVDDCIDKGYTVVNLRCPDRPKLIFDTVFTITDMQYVVYHGTVIAEGPEAYQEYYIRHVDGYPISSESERQRVIHCLEAAVRRRTSEGVKLELCGEDRAGLLSDVTRIFRENGLSVCRAEVTTRGSQAMNVFYVTDVSGNPVKSETIEAVRKEIGLSILRVKEEETCMNSPSRASGKFSLRELVRSRSEKFLYNLGLMKSSS from the exons ATGGATTTTTGgacttcttctctccctcttgatGATGAATTCGAAAAGCTTGTAATTCGAATGAATCCTCCAAA AGTAACTGTTGATAACACTTCAAGAAGATCAACCACTTTGataaag GTTGATAGTGCTAATAAGCGTGGTAGTTTGTTGGAAGTTGTTCAAGTTCTTACTGATATGAATCTCATTGTTAGAAGAGCTTATATTTCTTCTGATGGAGAATGGTTCATGGATG TTTTTCATGTTACTGATCAAAATGGGAAAAAGTGTCTTCAAGAAGATGTTGCTGACAGAATTCAACAG TCACTTGGTCAAAGAGTGAATAGTTTCCGCTCCGTGAGAAGGTCTATCGGAGTTCAAGCTGCGGCTGAACATACGACAATCGAGTTAACTGGACGAGATAGGCCAGGACTGCTTTCTGAAGTTTTCGCAATTCTCTCTGACCTGAAATGCAATGTGGTAGCGGCCGATATCTGGACTCATAATTCAAGAATGGCGTCGGTGGTTTATATCACTGATGACGCGACAGGATTGCCGATTGACAATCATGACCGCCTCGCCAAGATTAAGCATCTTCTGCTTTATGTGCTGAGAGGAGACATCGACAAGAAGAACGCGAACACCTCAGTTTCGTTTTGCTCGATTCATAAGGAAAGGAGGCTGCATCAGTTAATGTATGCTGATCGCGATTACGATGTGTACGATGGTGATTATTCTTGCTCGACAAGTGACAGAAACAAGCTCTATGTAACTGTTGATGATTGCATTGATAAGGGATATACTGTCGTGAACTTGAGGTGTCCGGATCGACCAAAGCTAATATTCGATACGGTTTTCACAATCACTGACATGCAGTATGTTGTGTACCATGGAACTGTCATTGctgaaggaccagaagcatatcAG GAATACTACATAAGGCATGTCGATGGATATCCTATCAGTTCCGAATCAGAAAGGCAAAGAGTTATTCACTGCTTGGAGGCCGCTGTTAGGAGACGAACTTCTGAG GGCGTAAAGCTAGAACTTTGCGGTGAAGACAGAGCTGGCCTATTGTCCGATGTAACTCGCATCTTCAGAGAAAACGGCCTATCAGTCTGTCGCGCTGAGGTGACAACAAGGGGTTCACAAGCCATGAATGTTTTCTATGTGACTGACGTGTCTGGAAATCCGGTCAAGAGTGAAACAATTGAGGCGGTTCGAAAAGAGATTGGATTGTCTATACTGCGTGTAAAGGAGGAAGAGACGTGCATGAATTCTCCATCCCGGGCAAGTGGAAAGTTCTCTTTACGCGAACTCGTTCGATCGAGGTCTGAGAAGTTTCTTTATAATTTAGGTCTGATGAAGTCTAGTTCTTGA